The DNA segment ATTAGACTCTACCTCCAAATTTGAAAACCCTGCAACAactgagacaaaaaaaaacatacttcAGCAACAAGTTTGTGTGTTAGTTAGTTAGTAAGTAACTACTACCAAGAACTATCTCACCTTCAGCATTAGATACAGTGTCATCACTGTCAACATGGGAGAGACTCTGGCTGACTTCATCATCTTCACCAGCAATGAATGAAGAATCATCatcgccttcttcttcttcttcatttgaaTCAGCAACCACTGaagaatcttcttcttctttgtcagAATTAGCATCAGAGAGTTCCACCGTCTCGACCTCAGCTCTTATCTCCTTACAACCAGAACGACCAAAGACGCTGACCTCGAAAGTGTGGGAACCGTCGTAGACAAAGGTCAAGAACTCCCCGTCCTTGAGTTCATGGTCCTCTGCAAACTTGGACCACCCTGAAGTGAAATACGCACAGTCACGTATTTTCTTGAAGCTCACAGTCCAAACACCACCTCCAATGCCTTGAAGCTTAGCTGTTTGCGGCAGTGGGTCTTCAAGATGCTCAATGAAAGACATTGGAATCGCCtgaaaatcaccaaaacacAGACGCATAAA comes from the Brassica napus cultivar Da-Ae chromosome A7, Da-Ae, whole genome shotgun sequence genome and includes:
- the LOC106352826 gene encoding B3 domain-containing protein REM20-like — translated: MSESEEDVDLPRFFKVFLSETASESMAIPMSFIEHLEDPLPQTAKLQGIGGGVWTVSFKKIRDCAYFTSGWSKFAEDHELKDGEFLTFVYDGSHTFEVSVFGRSGCKEIRAEVETVELSDANSDKEEEDSSVVADSNEEEEEGDDDSSFIAGEDDEVSQSLSHVDSDDTVSNAEVVAGFSNLEVESNPCFTTTLKNRIYELLIPANVVKEHGLTFCDRIKYIDGEGIMHGAKGKWSDDRICFKGWDRICRRNRLKERDTVHCEMFHIRNKVHTIKIRVTRGRG